GATTTGCTGCTGACGGCCATCTTTGAGGTCAATCAACAGCTCATCAGCACTCAGCGCAGTCACTTTACTTACCTTCGATTCATTTTCAAATGGTTCGATTACCGAGAGGTATCGTGCTTTCTTGCCTTTGGTGCGCACCGCCATATTTTTCAGCCTCGATGCCTCATCTCCCAAAGGAAAATCACCACCAACCATGGCCTCAAATTTTACCGCATTCAAGCCTTCAAGATTCACTTTTACTTTCCCTGTTTTATGAGTATTTGCGGGCATAGCAGGCGTAGAAAATTCCATTGGCGCTCCCTGAATTTTTATGGGTCCACCGTAGTAGTCCTTGCCTTTTACTTCTGGAACCACAATATTATCGTACTTCAATGGCAATTCCGATAAGTAAACATGAGAACCATCCGCAAGGATCAAGCGTGCATTTCCCCAAAACAGCGTATTGTTTTTCACCCTATCCTCAGTCCTTGAAATTAATTCCAACTCCTTCGCATTGTTTAGATCTACCGTCACTGATTTGGCCCCAAGGATCCATGCTCCCGTGCTGTCATTCAGCACTTGCTCCCCATCACAACTAATGCTGTACCATAGTTTTTTATTGACCTCCATAGATTCTGTAGAAGTCCCTATCATCACCTGAGCCTCTTTTGGCCATGCATTGTAAATATCCAGTTTCAATGGACCATCTTCTCTATTGGGCATTCTTACCCCCCGGTTATCACAACCTTCACCAAAACACATTTCAAATTGCGATTTGGCTGTTCCTTTGACCTGATACCAATCACAATCGGTAATGAACTGTGCTGCACCCAGTGGGTCGGTATTCATTTGGGCAGTATGCTGCTGATGTTTTACCTCCTCAGCGGTGATGCCCTTGAAGCCTTTGACTTGAAACATCCAGTCAAACTGATGCTCCTCTTTACCTTCGAGATAATCCGCCAACACCACATAATCGTCCATCACAATCAAGGCTCTTCTCTGTTCAACCGGCTCGGTTTTTCCAGTGATCTCCCCGTAAGCAGGTGCATCTTCGGGGATCACCAGCGAACGGCTTTCGTCCCATGCCTTTTGGGCAAAGCTACTGCCAGGTCGGACAATCCCTCCGTAGGGTGCATAGCTCCACTCCGAATTGGTTTCTACAACTGTAGCCTGCATCATGTTGCCAGGATAAAAGAGTGATTTGCTATTTTGTACGGGCAGCTGCATTTTTTCATCCACCACTACCATATTCTTATTAATGGAAGTTTGTTTCCAGAACTTATACATATAACTATGATAAGTAAACCAATAGGCCAAAGTACCATAGAAGCTTCTACCATAACGTGCCATATTGACTAAATTGGTACGATCAAAATGCCCGTGGTAGCCACCATGTGAGCCATAATGCAAAGATGCCTGTATTTGTTCCCGTTGTGCTCTGTCTTTGGTTTGGGATCTGAGTTGTACAATTCCCATATTGTCAGCATAAGCTGAACGCTTCATTTTTTCGGAATCCACTTGTGGTAAATCCACCACCCCATATAATAAATCTCTATCGTTTCCCCGTTGAATTACAGCAGCATACTCAGGGTCTCTGTATATGTAGTAAGCCAACTCGTAAGGACGGCCAGCAACCTCTGATTCTACTGCATCATTTACCGCCATAATCACACCGCGATAATCCAAAAATGCAATCGTAGCATCCCACATATCTTTTATCGTAACACTGTTTTTTTCTATTGCCCCCCATTTCTCAAACTCCATTCCATAGATGCCTCCCTGACGACGGCTTGCCAACAAAGAAAAATGCTTGCTTGTACCGATAGGGAATTTTCGGTCCTTGAGGTTAATACCCCATCGATCCAATGCCAAAGCCATTTCAGATAATTCTGTAGCTACCCATGTATTATATCCTACTGCACACTCATACCACCAGCCATCGTTCATGATGCCATGCTCAATATGTTTGTAAATTCCCGTAGGTCCCTCCAACAATTGATTGATCAAATGCCAATCCTGTAAATTCAACGCACAATAAAAAGCAGCCGTAAGTTCCGCCACGTTCCAGTTGCTGATTGCTCCTTTGCTATTTCCCTTTAGGGTCTGATTAACAAAAAGCCTAAAGGTTTCCTGAATCTGTCGATGATCCGCTTCACTGAAAACTTCACTCTCACGAACCATATCATACATTCTGCCAGCCGCTTGCCAGAATTTCCCTTCCCCCACAAAAACATTGCTTCCTCCCACAAGTGTTGCAGGGTACCCCGTCTTTGGGTCAGACAAACGCATCAACACTTGCGCACATTTCCGGGCATAATCATCATTTTTGGTCAACTGATACGCAACCCCTGCATCATAAAATCCATTCCCATTAGAATTGAAAACAGATTTACCTAAAGGACGGCCATCCACATCCGAGAAATCATTATGCTTAGGAATCTGCCAACGATCCGCTTTTCTAATATAGGCCTGTTGGTCTTTTTTTCCCCAGTCATAATTTTTTGTCTTTTCCCGAATTTCTTGCCAGCCATCCTTATCAAAAACAATATTAGGATAAGGCAAGCGAACGGCGGTAATAAACTCGATGGTCTCCTCAGAGCCTGCCAAACCATTGGAAATCGTCTTGATCACCTGCTTCTCTCGGATTCCTTTAGGCAGATGTGATGGAATATTTACATCAGCAAAAACAGTTTTCACCTCTCCGACCTTCATGTCCAATGTGGTCTGACTAAGGGCAACGTCCATAGATTCCCAGCCTTCTCTTTGAACCAATAAGCGAACGCTTTGAGGCTGTTGGGTCGTGTTGCCTACTTTGATTTCATATCTGACTGTCGTGCCTACATCGGCTGATTTCCCCTGTATTTCAGCTTCCAGTGAAGTTGTTAATCCTTTAGTCAAATAGACCTCTTTTATTCGATAATCTTTTGCCGTATTAGCAGAAATCAATAGGTGCTTTACCGCAAATAAAGTCCCTCTTCTTTGCCCAAGATCAATATCAAAGAGATCCCATGGCACGAATACGGTGTTCCATCCTTTATTTTTAATTCTAATCTGGGCAGTACTGATTGGGTTTAGTTCGGAGTAATCAAGACTATCAACCTTCAAGGTTACTGTAACATCTGTCGGTTGGTCTTCTTTCAGAAAAAGATCAAATCGAACCCCCGCGTATGGCGTAAAGTCTGCGGCATCTCCATGAAAGGGTCTGGATATCCCCGGAAAATACACCCGATTTTGATCATGGTAAGTATAAGAAAGGGTATCACCTCCGCTGATCACAGCGGATTTTTTTTGTACACTCGCGATGCCCTTCCAATCTGAAAAATCAATTGCTCCGACCCGCTTTAAGGGTTGTGCGAATACTCCTGAGGCAATAGCACTCAAAAGCAGCATTAAAAAATATCTTCTCATAATTTCCATGAATTATAGGCTATTCACATTCGTTTAATTTACTTCAATGGCACGCATTTCACCTTCCTCAAAGGCGTAGGATTGTCCATGTAGCTTTATTTCTACTTTCGTATTATTTTCCAAAAACCACTGCCCATTGCTTTTTTTCAGCATAATATTGCCTTTACCTTTTGCGTTGATTTGGCATAAATTGCTATTTAAAACCGAACCATTGCCCACAAAAAACTGGCAATCCCCTGAAGTTTCAGTAGAGAAAACAGCGTAGTCAGCATCAGAACGTTTGTCATCAACCACAGCTATTTTCCCTTCCGTTGAACTGAAAATAAAATCCTCTCTACCTGATTTATGGGTCAGGTGAACCCCAGCAAATGCCTGATTTCCATTCAGATCATCCAAGCCCTGAATACTTTGTATTTGCTTGCCTGTATCTGCTGTAAAGGGCTCATATATTGCGATAAATGGGTGGTTTCTTGCTTCTCCATGCTGACGTGCAGCAAAGGTCAGATAAGGATTTTTGCCAATATCATAAGCGACATCAGTGCTATGCTTAAAGGATTTACACGGAGGTGTTTTCATCGTGAATATTTCACGCCCCTCGGTCCCCTTCATCCATAAGTTCATAAATACTGCTGGCTTGTCATGCGTTCTTTCAACCTGCCATTGAACTTGATAATCTTTATTGTAGCCTAAGGATTTTTTGTCCCACATATAATCGAGCGCATATAAATGACCTCCGGCAAACCCCATCTCTTCAGATGGTTGTAGCACCAATGGAGTGCCTTCCCCATCCATCACTTCCATTTGTTGACCAAGATTATGATAAAAGTAATCATGGAATTTGTCTCCTTTGCGTTGCTTACTTGATCGGAAAATGTCAATATAAAATCCCGTACGGTCATTGGTAGAAACAATCCCTACGGTACGGTCCTGATCGCTTTGCGTTTCTGGTTCAAGGAAATACACCTTACTGTAAGTTAGTGAATGATCGGTTTGCTTCACCTTTTTTCCTGCTGTTGGATATTGACCAATCAAATCAAAAGCATGATTACTAAGCATTTCAGTATAGGAAGAGACCCCATCAACCATCACGGTATTATGTGCCGGGAACTGCGAATAGTATTCCAAATATATTGGTTCCAGGTAGTTTGCGCCCTTCCCAGGATCAGCCCCCTGAATCAGACCTTTTCCATACAATTCCATATTAATGCCATTTGCATGCATATGATTGCCTAAAGAAGCATTCAGTGAAACCATCATGCCATCTTCTCCATGTCCAATTCGCTGCGCGTGCCAGCTGACTGTTGGGGCATAAAAAGTAGTCGATAAATAATCCTGAATGTCTTTACCTTTATATTTATCATTTAATTCAAGTGGACTCATGGCAAAAAATGCTGTTATCCCCTTTTTTCTACCAAAGTCAACCGTCTTGTCGGTATTCGGCTCCATAGCGTACAACAATTGTGTAAAGGTCTTTTCTTTTTGCGCATCGCCATATTTTTGAGCCAATCGAATGATCTGCTTAACCGCTGAGGGGTTGAGAGGACCATAATAAGAATCGCCAAATCCGATAGACTGCCCATTTGGAAAAATATATTGAGGAAGAACCTCTACCGCTTTATCCATCACTGGCAAATATGGCAACAGGTTTACCCCAAATGCATTATCGAAATTGGTAACAAAATGCATCACGGCATCGGTTACACCCTGTGCATAACCAGGGCACTCATTCCAGATTCCATTTTGTGGATCATAACCATATTCAATAAATTTTCCCAATGACCATTGTCTGGCTGAGGTTTCATTTAGAATATAATTAATGTAATACTGACGCCCTTTACCGTCACTATATTGGTCATCATCATTCAAGACCATGAGCGCTTTCAGGATAATATTTGCCTGATGCAGGTTCCAGTTATTCTGTGGGACACCATTTTTGATGATTTGATCAATCCACCGCTTAATCGTATGATCATAAACATTGATTTTGTTATCAGTTTTATTATCAATGTATTGATGTAAAAAATCGTAAATAACGGCAATCTGCTCCAAAGCTTTTTCGTGAATCACCTGAAAGTGGGTGAAGCCTACCAAGGTTTGAATATGACCATTAAGCAAATCTATTGGCTCAGATCTGTAAGACATTCCGGATAAATAAGTATCGAAAATATCAAAAGCAAATTGCGCATATTTTTCATCTCCTTCCAGCCAATAAATAAAGGCTGACTCTGCGGCAAGGCTTAAAATATGCACGTTGATGTTAGAGATGATCGTTCCTGTTTTGGAAATTTCTGCCCATTCAAACGGATGTCCTTCTTTACTTTTATTGGGTAGATACATCCCTCTCGGATCGTCCATATACGGGAGTATGTCTTCCAGTTTAGGCTTCCCATAGGGGGTGGTAGCATTTCTGCACCCATCAAATTTAACGGTAGGAATAGGCGCCTGCCCATCTGCATAGGCATAATCTACCCCATTCACATATACATTGGTTGCTTTACTTTTCCAATACATCTGAAGCCTTGAAACCATCCACTCCTTATCACGCGTATGTTGATCAACATAATGATCCACCCTACGGTGTAGGTGCTCAAGATTTTGCTTTGCCCACGCTTCTTTCTTTATAAGCCGTTCTAGTTTTTTCTTGCTGATATCTGCCGTATAGATCCGCGGATATTCAGCCGTTAAATTATCAGGAACGGGATAAGTAATTGTTGCCGATTGTCCCCATGAAAAGAAAGGGCTGCTGAACAATAGCAGAAAAAATAATACTTTAAATAACTTCATATCAAAAAATCAATCTCAAACTACCCACTAAAAATCAATCCGTTAAATGCCTTTCAGCTGATAAACTTTAAAATTATCCAAGGTCATGTGGTTATGAACCGTCCGTAGGCCAAAATTACCCTCGGTATACGGGTTGTCATCTCGATAATCAAAAATCAAACGTCCATCGCGATAATATTGAATAATACCATCATAAGCGATCAGTCTAATTTTTACCGTGGTATTTGGCGTAAGTAAATATTGTTTATCGGTTAGGTCATATTGCGGGAGCAAAGGTTTCTCACCCGTTCCCAAATATTTTCTAAAGCGTGTTTTGGTATTGTGGTGCCCTCCCATTCCCACATAATACAAACTCAAAGAATCATAATTAGGGAATCGGCCCTGTCGAAAATCTGAGTTCGCAAAAAGTTTGTCATGATGTGTATGATCGGATGCCATCCAGAAGCAATTCAAATCAGATACGCGGTCATATTCACCACCTTTTTGAATCAAATGTGCATCATATTCAATCATGGTCGGTCCTTTAAGTTTGGGCTTGAACCAAACCGTACAGCCACCAGCGTCATTTACCTCCATTTTACCATCTCGAAGCTCGACACTTCCGTTAGGCATTTGTTCAACCAACCAGTTGCTCAGGTCATGGTCAAAATTATCACTGTGTATTAATTTAGCAGAGACGGAAAGGTTTTCTGTCAAAGATACCTCTTTGACTTCTTCAGGCTTACAGCCAATGAAAGCGTAAGCTATAATGATAGAAATGATAACAAAATTGCGCATAGCAGCTATACTTTTGAGATATGAAATTAAACTTCAACTATATTTTCCTCAACTACCTGAGGCGTCTTTTGATTAACCTTCAAGGCAAAGGCAGAAATCAGCAAATAACTCGCACTTAGCAAGATGATGATTACAGCTCCGATCTGCGA
This sequence is a window from Persicobacter psychrovividus. Protein-coding genes within it:
- a CDS encoding DUF6250 domain-containing protein, with translation MRNFVIISIIIAYAFIGCKPEEVKEVSLTENLSVSAKLIHSDNFDHDLSNWLVEQMPNGSVELRDGKMEVNDAGGCTVWFKPKLKGPTMIEYDAHLIQKGGEYDRVSDLNCFWMASDHTHHDKLFANSDFRQGRFPNYDSLSLYYVGMGGHHNTKTRFRKYLGTGEKPLLPQYDLTDKQYLLTPNTTVKIRLIAYDGIIQYYRDGRLIFDYRDDNPYTEGNFGLRTVHNHMTLDNFKVYQLKGI